The nucleotide sequence ACCTGCAAGCACTTTGCCTTGCTTGATGAACTGCTGGATGGAAGTAAACGCTTTCGCGAAAGCGGAAACATTCAACACATCTGGACAAGTTTTTCCAACGGCATTTTGAGTTTGCGCAAAGCTGGAGCCACCTAATTCCAAAGCCGTGCTGCTCATGTTGATATAATAAATAGGTGCATCCACATCGCGCTGTAAAACAGGCTCAACCACCTTTGTAATATCATCGCAAGAGCCAACGGTACTGATGATAACGGTTCCAGGCGCCAGCACATCCATGTCTGGATATTTTTGCTTCATGCTTAAACTGTCCTTACCTGTTGGGATGTTGATGCCTAGATCGATTGCAAATTTACTAACAGCTTCTACCGCGGCGTATAATCTAGCGTCCTCACCAGGATTGTTACAAGGCCACATCCAGTTGGCACTAAGGCTTACTCCTTTAAGTCCTTTTTCCAGCGGTGCAAAAACCAGATTCGTCAAAGCCTCTGCAATCGCATTGCGCGAGCCAGCTGCAGGATTGATAAGCGCGGCCACAGGTGCGTGTCCAATGGTGGTAGCGACGCCATTTTTGCCCTGGTAGTCCATGGCCATGACACCTACATTATTGAGTGGCAACTGCAGCTCGCCGCAGGTTTGCTGTTTAGCTACACGACCGGTCACGCAACGGTCTACTTTGTTGGTAAGCCAGTCTTTACAAGCCACAGCCTCTAGTTTCAGGACTTGCTCGACATATTTTTTAAGGTCTTCTTGATCGTATGAGATGTCTTGATATGTGCGAGCAATGGTGGTATCATTCATGATCGTTTTAGGACTCGAACCGAACATGTCTTCCAACGCCAGATCCATTGGGCTGCGACCATCTTTCTCGCTAAAGGTGAATCGATTGTCGCCGGTAACCTTACCAACTTTATAGAGTGGTGCGCGCTCGCGAGCGGCTATTTCTTCTAGGATAGGAGTATCGCCGGCATCCATGACCAGACCCATGCGTTCCTGGGATTCATTACCTATCAACTCCTTACGAGAAAGTGTAGGATCACCAACTGGTAAGGCATCCACATCTATAGTACCACCAGTTTCTTCCACTAATTCTGATAGACAGTTCAAGTGTCCTCCAGCGCCGTGATCGTGAATGGATTTTATGGGGTTGTTCTCGCTTTCTACTAGGCCACGTATGGCATTGGCAGCACGTTTTTGCATTTCGGGATTAGAGCGTTGCACGGCATTGAGTTCCAGTCCTGAATCTAGAGCTCCTGTATCTGCACTGCTCACGGCAGCGCCGCCCATTCCTATGCGGTAATTATCACCACCCATGACGATGATGTCGTCGCCAGTTTCTGGTGTTTTTTTCAAGGCTTGGGAACGTTTTCCATAACCTATACCACCAGCCTGCATGATGACTTTGTCAAAACCTAGATTTTGATCAGCTTCTTTATGCTCAAAGGTCAACACAGATCCAACGATCAATGGCTGCCCAAATTTGTTTCCAAAATCACTAGCACCATTAGACGCCTTGATCAAGATATCCATAGGTGTTTGATACAACCATTTTCTGGCTTCAAAACCTTTTTCCCATGGACGCTCATCGTTCAATCTGGAATAACTGGTCATGTAAACGGCTGTTCCTGCCAGTGGCAAGGATCCTTGACCACCAGCCAGTCGATCACGTATTTCTCCACCAGATCCTGTGGCCGCACCATTAAATGGCTCTACGGTTGTTGGGAAGTTGTGAGTTTCTGCCTTTAACGATATCACGCTATCAAAAAGGCTGGTTTGATAAACCTCTGGTTTGTTGGGCGTTTTGGGCGCAAATTGCTCCGCATTTGGACCATTGACGAAAGCCACGTTATCAGAATAAGCACTAACGATCTCGTTGGGGTTTTGCTTGCTTGTTTCTTTGATAAGTTTGAATAAGGAAGTAGGTTTTTCCTCGCCATCGATGATAAAAGTCCCATTGAAGATCTTGTGACGGCAGTGCTCTGAATTCACTTGAGAAAATCCAAAAACCTCACTATCCGTAAGCTTGCGATCCAACTTCTCTGACAACGCTATGAGATAATCAATCTCATCGTCACTAAGTGAAAGTCCTTCCTGCATGTTGTACGCGGCGATATCATCTACTTCCAGAACACCATCTGCTGCAACATTGATTTCAAATTGCGACTGGTCAAGACCGTCAAATTTGACTTGTAACATCTTGTCGTAGGCCGAGTTTTCCGTACAGGCGACAAACTCTTCAATGCGAGTGATGCCTTTGATTTCCATGTTTTGGGTGATC is from Nonlabens sp. YIK11 and encodes:
- the purL gene encoding phosphoribosylformylglycinamidine synthase, encoding MIHFYGNPTKKIYAVQTSSHLTEEDDKKLQWLFADALKLEAEAIPGYFTGPRATTITPWSTNAVEITQNMEIKGITRIEEFVACTENSAYDKMLQVKFDGLDQSQFEINVAADGVLEVDDIAAYNMQEGLSLSDDEIDYLIALSEKLDRKLTDSEVFGFSQVNSEHCRHKIFNGTFIIDGEEKPTSLFKLIKETSKQNPNEIVSAYSDNVAFVNGPNAEQFAPKTPNKPEVYQTSLFDSVISLKAETHNFPTTVEPFNGAATGSGGEIRDRLAGGQGSLPLAGTAVYMTSYSRLNDERPWEKGFEARKWLYQTPMDILIKASNGASDFGNKFGQPLIVGSVLTFEHKEADQNLGFDKVIMQAGGIGYGKRSQALKKTPETGDDIIVMGGDNYRIGMGGAAVSSADTGALDSGLELNAVQRSNPEMQKRAANAIRGLVESENNPIKSIHDHGAGGHLNCLSELVEETGGTIDVDALPVGDPTLSRKELIGNESQERMGLVMDAGDTPILEEIAARERAPLYKVGKVTGDNRFTFSEKDGRSPMDLALEDMFGSSPKTIMNDTTIARTYQDISYDQEDLKKYVEQVLKLEAVACKDWLTNKVDRCVTGRVAKQQTCGELQLPLNNVGVMAMDYQGKNGVATTIGHAPVAALINPAAGSRNAIAEALTNLVFAPLEKGLKGVSLSANWMWPCNNPGEDARLYAAVEAVSKFAIDLGINIPTGKDSLSMKQKYPDMDVLAPGTVIISTVGSCDDITKVVEPVLQRDVDAPIYYINMSSTALELGGSSFAQTQNAVGKTCPDVLNVSAFAKAFTSIQQFIKQGKVLAGHDVASGGLITTLLEMCFPSQNVGMDLDLSELGDDLIKTLFSENAGIVLQTTDTSIEKELANSGVAFYKIGTATAEATLKFNGNTLDINELRDVWYETSHLLDRQQSGTAKADERFENYKKQPLQFEFPSKFDGKLPALPTKRIKAAVIREKGSNSEREMARAMYLAGFEVLDVHMTDLISGRENLEDVQFIAAVGGFSNSDVLGSAKGWAGAFLYNDKANAALKNFFARPDTMSIGVCNGCQLFVELGLINPDHDEKPKMLHNDSGKFECNFTSVEIAQNNSIMLKSLAGSKLGIWAAHGEGKFQLPKDRSAYQIPATYAYEGYPANPNGSDYNAAMLNSEDGRHLVMMPHLERSSFPWNWGYYPSDRKDDVVTPWLEAFVNARVWLEKN